GCGCCGTTGTTGATGGAGTCGCGCCGCGCCGGTCGGATCCTCCGCGCGCGCGCGATGAGCGAGTCGATGCGCCGCTGCTGCTCCATGGTCGGGCGGCACACCGGATCGTTCTGCCCCTGCCGGCGCGTCACGGTGTTCACCGCGCGCAGCGAGTCGTGGTCGACGGCGAAGTCGTTCACGCCGACGTGGTCGTTGTGGGCGCTCACGAGCACGTACTCGCCCGCGCGCGCTGGATCGGTGCCCGGGAGCACGGCGATCACGTTGCGCGCCGGCGTCGGCGAGATCTTCCACGCGTAGCTCCAGCTCCCCGATACCGGCTTGCCCGCCGTGCCGACCGTTAGGCCGTCGAGCGGCCGGTCGAACAGCCGCGCCGCCGCCGCGCGCGAGATCGACGCGCTCGGCACGGCGCCCGTTCCGGGCTCGGGGCGCATCACCATGCGGTCCGCGAACGCGCCGCGCACGGTGGCGCGCGACGTCGCGTCGAGGTTCACGAGCAGCACCGCCGCCGCGCCGGCCGCCTGCGCGCGCCGGTCGCGCGACGGCGTCGTGCGCGCGAACCGCCCGACGCCGCGCCGCGCCTCGCCGACTTCGGCGTCGATCGCGGCCTGCGCGCCGAACTTGTCGACCACCGAGTCGCAGCGGAGCGTCGGCGACGCCGCCGGGCGCTCGGTGCTGCCGGCGAGGAACACGGCGACCTTGCCGCGCACGAGCGCGGGATCGAGCGCCGTCGTGTCGCCCCACCGGCCCGCGAACACGGTGGGCACGTCGGTGAGGCTGGCCGAGAGCGCGGCACCGTTCGCCGACGTCGGCACCGTCGGGATCCAGTCGGTGCGCGGCGCGAGCGGCGCGCCGCCCGCCTCGAGCCGCGATGCCGCGACGTCGAAGCCGCCCGGCCCGAACGGCAGCACCTGGAAGTACGTCCCGCCCTCCCCCGCTGGCTTCAGGCCGAGCCGCGCGAACTCGCGCGCGATGTACTCGGTCCCCTTGTAGTTCCCCGGCTCGCCGATGCGGCGGCCGAGCATGGAGTCGTCGGCGAACTGATAGAGGCGGGTGCGGAGATCGTTCGCCGAGATGTCGGGGGACGTGGAGCGGCGCGTCCACGTGCTCGGTCCCTCGTCGGGCCACACGGGCTTTGTGGCGCGCGGTTGGGCGGCGAGCGGGGCGGCGACCGTGAGCGTGGCGGCGAGCGTCAGTATGTCGATGCGTGACACGACGATGCGGGTGTGAGGTCCAACGATCGAAGCTAATGGGCGGACTGGGCGGAGTCCTGTCCCGAGATCGGAGGCGAGCGAGCGCCTCTCGCTGATCGCGAGATCCTCTTCGATCCTTTCACCCCCATGAGGTCCTCGCCTCGCACCCGACGTCTGGTCGTCGACCGGTCCGCGCCGCACCTTCCCCGCGTGCCCCGCCGCTCGCCCACCACGCGCGTCCTCCTCGCGCTCCTCGCCGGCCTCGCCATCGGCATCGCCATCGCGCAGGCCCGCGAGCCGACGCTGCTCCGCGCCGCCGCCGCGCTCGAGCCGCTCGGCACGCTGTGGGTGAACGCGATCCGCATGACGGTCGTGCCGCTCGTGGTGTCGCTGCTCATCACGCGCATCGCGGCAACGCCGTCGGGCGCGGTGGGCCGCACG
This DNA window, taken from Gemmatirosa kalamazoonensis, encodes the following:
- a CDS encoding M28 family metallopeptidase yields the protein MSRIDILTLAATLTVAAPLAAQPRATKPVWPDEGPSTWTRRSTSPDISANDLRTRLYQFADDSMLGRRIGEPGNYKGTEYIAREFARLGLKPAGEGGTYFQVLPFGPGGFDVAASRLEAGGAPLAPRTDWIPTVPTSANGAALSASLTDVPTVFAGRWGDTTALDPALVRGKVAVFLAGSTERPAASPTLRCDSVVDKFGAQAAIDAEVGEARRGVGRFARTTPSRDRRAQAAGAAAVLLVNLDATSRATVRGAFADRMVMRPEPGTGAVPSASISRAAAARLFDRPLDGLTVGTAGKPVSGSWSYAWKISPTPARNVIAVLPGTDPARAGEYVLVSAHNDHVGVNDFAVDHDSLRAVNTVTRRQGQNDPVCRPTMEQQRRIDSLIARARRIRPARRDSINNGADDDGSGTVVLLEIAERFATERPARSIVFVSHNGEEGGLLGSKYFTDHPTVPLAQVVAAHNMDMVGKGRVEQVKFGGPNSLQMLGARRLSREFGDIIDSVNAVRAEPMAIDRSWEVPANPLNRFCRSDQVNYVNHDVPVTYFSLGYAQDYHQVTDEPRYIDYDHAAKVGRFIHDVMLAIADRRDRPAISGADPTMPMCSR